A genome region from Chthonomonas sp. includes the following:
- a CDS encoding acyl-CoA dehydrogenase family protein, with protein sequence MSDVRVIHADSAMVGGHFLAVTPSEIFCPEDFAADEKLMIQTAEQFSRNEVLPLAERLDKQEDGLMPELIRKAGELGFCGIDTPEEAGGLGLSKNLAARILEFLSLNASFSVTVGITSGISQVGVALFGNAEQQQKYLPKLVMGEEIGAYCLSEPNSGSDALSMSTKAEFVGDHYVLNGTKMWISNAKWAQQFLVMAKVNDKVTAFLVERDFPGVSISREEHKMGLKGSSTARVVLEDARVPRENLIWEEGKGHYIAFNALNLGRFKLSSMSIGPAREAIGCGLQYALDRKQFGQALFDFGLIKKKLVESAARYYVAESMIYRTGALIDSAFDHCKTLDTDPISRNRLAAEEYAIECSACKVFATEVEAFIVDEMLQIFGGYGFTEEFPLARIYRDARISRIYEGTNEINRLFLADRLLRRVKEGKSSLNYSGDSFVNDLAGRALNLCLPDWGQVKMAALSDLLMLAYAHQSSALRAAKYPKFADLHHCASNWINAEAAVAFGTATGQSVTIPAPFEVDYNGISEAIAAAKGPL encoded by the coding sequence ATGTCCGACGTTCGCGTCATCCATGCTGACTCCGCAATGGTGGGGGGTCACTTTCTTGCCGTCACTCCCTCCGAAATTTTCTGTCCCGAAGACTTTGCCGCCGACGAAAAACTGATGATCCAGACGGCGGAGCAATTCTCGCGCAACGAAGTGTTGCCGCTCGCCGAACGCCTTGACAAGCAAGAAGACGGCCTCATGCCCGAGCTCATCCGCAAGGCCGGCGAACTCGGGTTTTGTGGCATCGACACTCCCGAAGAAGCAGGCGGACTCGGCCTCAGCAAAAACCTAGCCGCGCGCATCCTGGAGTTTCTTAGTCTTAACGCCTCGTTCTCGGTGACGGTCGGCATCACCAGCGGCATCAGCCAAGTGGGCGTGGCCCTGTTCGGCAACGCCGAGCAGCAACAAAAGTACTTGCCTAAACTGGTGATGGGCGAGGAGATTGGGGCCTACTGTCTAAGCGAACCGAACAGCGGTTCGGACGCGCTTTCCATGTCCACCAAGGCCGAGTTTGTCGGCGACCACTACGTGCTGAACGGCACGAAAATGTGGATTTCCAACGCCAAATGGGCGCAGCAGTTTCTGGTTATGGCGAAGGTCAACGACAAGGTCACCGCGTTCCTTGTTGAGCGCGATTTCCCCGGCGTGAGCATCTCCCGCGAGGAACACAAAATGGGCCTCAAGGGTTCGTCCACCGCGCGGGTTGTGCTGGAAGATGCGCGGGTGCCGCGCGAAAACCTGATTTGGGAGGAAGGCAAGGGCCACTATATCGCGTTTAACGCCCTTAATCTGGGTCGATTCAAGTTGTCCTCCATGTCCATCGGCCCGGCCCGCGAGGCCATTGGCTGCGGCCTCCAATACGCGCTCGACCGCAAGCAGTTTGGGCAAGCCCTGTTCGATTTCGGCCTCATCAAGAAGAAGCTCGTCGAGAGCGCGGCCCGCTACTACGTCGCCGAGAGCATGATCTATCGCACCGGCGCGCTCATTGACAGCGCATTTGACCATTGCAAGACGCTCGACACCGACCCCATCAGCCGCAACCGTCTGGCCGCCGAGGAGTACGCCATCGAGTGCTCGGCTTGCAAGGTCTTCGCGACCGAAGTCGAAGCGTTTATCGTGGACGAAATGCTCCAAATTTTCGGCGGTTATGGGTTCACCGAAGAGTTTCCGCTGGCCCGGATCTACCGCGACGCGCGCATCAGCCGCATCTACGAAGGCACCAATGAAATCAATCGCCTGTTTCTCGCCGACCGCTTACTGCGCCGTGTGAAGGAAGGCAAATCAAGCCTCAATTACTCGGGCGATTCGTTCGTGAATGATCTCGCCGGGCGCGCGCTCAACCTGTGTCTGCCCGATTGGGGTCAGGTCAAAATGGCCGCCCTCAGCGACCTTCTGATGCTGGCCTATGCTCACCAGAGCTCGGCATTGCGGGCGGCCAAGTATCCGAAGTTTGCCGACCTTCACCACTGCGCGAGCAACTGGATCAACGCCGAGGCGGCGGTGGCGTTTGGCACCGCGACGGGCCAAAGCGTGACCATTCCCGCGCCCTTCGAAGTGGATTACAACGGCATCAGCGAGGCGATCGCCGCGGCCAAGGGGCCGCTCTAA